The Gossypium hirsutum isolate 1008001.06 chromosome D06, Gossypium_hirsutum_v2.1, whole genome shotgun sequence genome contains the following window.
GTGGTTTcatttattaaagtaaaattgTGCTTTGATGATATGTTGAAGTAACTTGACCTGTTGAATCATTTCAGCATTGCTTATTCTACAACTAATGATGTTTCTGGTGAAAGCATTGATGGATCTACTCAGGTTTGTtctaaacttttaaaattgaaatgcAATAACTACCCTTAACCATAGCTTTCCCATTTGTGCTTCTGCTTGATTGTGGCATTACATTCAATAGATTTTTGGTGTCACTACTGGAATGTGGCATGGATAAATGTTCTATGGCTGTAATATAATCTCAGAATCTAGTGTGCAAGGTGTGTGCATGAGAACAAAGTTTATTACCTTATTGTGGATCTAGTCTATTCATTGGACTGGTGGAAATTGTGGGTTATGGTTAGTAGAATGTATGAATTTCATGAGGCTTGATTATTTAAGCTGTAAGAGTTTAATATATCCATTTCCAATTCTTAATTTAAGTGGTATGGGTTTATGGAACTTTTTCTTGTGGGTTATGTGGGTAATAAGGGAAATTTTGTATTGCTTTAATGCAGCTTCGTGTTATCCTTGATAATCAATATTAATGCACTAATAGTTCGACTACGTGGTTGACTAGGCACTGGATCAAGTGGCTTCTACTGATCTGAAACAGGTCATGCTTGTTAAGGCATTATTAAATGCTCGTGACACACTGCTTGCGGAGCTGCAAAAACTTAGTGATGCCATTAACCATGCTGTTGATTTGACTGAATTTACCTCCAAAATGAATGATATGAAGTTATTTGATTCCTTTCTGCAAGAACCGGCTGCTGCTGATGCTGACGATTCAGCACAAGGCAAGCCACAAAATGGTCTTGAGGTCCTTGCTTTATGTTATTGAACAGTGTactcttattcttatttttttgttttaatatattaaaattataacaccTTTGTCTCTTAACAGAGAGTAAATGGCAGATTAGAGTTTCTAAGTGATAGATTGCTCCATAATTTATCGAAGGATGATgtacttaaaatatttaatctatCGGGTGATCAAGTGTTTTATTTATGGAACACTTTCCTCAATTTCCACAGGTTAGCACATACATCTTCACTTCCTGTTCTTGCTGTTAGACATTTTCTCCCCTAAATGTAGGCTTGTTATGTTCAGTATCCCTCTTATTAAAACTTAAGTCTCTTTCCAGGGATAGTAAAACACGGATATTGGACTTCCTTCGTGATGAATGGGCTAAAGATCGAAGAGCTGAATGGTCAATATGGATGGTGTACTCCAAAGTTGACATGCCTCATCGTTACATAAATGGCAGTTTTGATGAGTCTTCCCACCAAATCGTGCATAAGAGGGGTTCAAGTTTGTGGAAATTAACAGATGATGTAATTActcatttatgtttttatttcttggCTGACATAATCGGCTATgaacaacaataatttttttcaatttcaaattcgTCTTGTGGAATGCAGCCTGCACAGATGGCAGCTATGCGGGCTGAGCTTCATCGGCGAAGTATTGCACAAATGAGGGTAAGTCCTTATATTTAAtgcttattgtttttatttacaTATGCCTTAGTTTACCGGTAATGATTGTTTGCACACAGATGAACAGCCGATCAATCCAAGACATGCAAATATTTGGAGATCCTTCAGGAATTCCTATTGTAATTATAGAGCATGTAATGAATGCACCTCAACGTACTTCTAGTGATAACTTGTACATGAGGAACTTGGACATAACAGATTCAATTACCACAAGCACTGTTCCTAGTTCTGAAGCTGTGAAAAAGCTATCAAGTGCAAGTGCTGCGCAAAGTGGCCGTGATTTAAAGATTGTCATCTTTGTACACGGTTTTCAGGCAAGTTTCTTCTCTCCCACACTTGTTTCTTGGGTTAAGTTTTTGTTGCCTTGTTAGGTTTTGGTGTTGTGCTACGGTCCTACGGACAGTTTGTCACGTGAGTTAATGTGTCTGATCCTATCTTGAACATGATAGGGGCATCATTTGGATTTGCGGCTTGTTCGGAACCAATGGCTTTTGATAGATCCCAAGATAGAGTTTCTTATGTCCGAAGTAAACGAAGAGAAAACATCTGGAGACTTTAGAGAAATGGGACTAAGGTTGGCGCATGAAGTCATttcttttgttaaaaagaaaatgGATAAAGCTTCGAGATCTGGACACTTGAGAGATATCAAACTTAGTTTTGTCGGGCATTCTATCGGAAACGTTATAATAAGAACAGCATTAGCAGGTCGGTTATCTTTGTTTAAAGCCGTGTTTCCATTTTCACCACTTTGAAATGTCTGTTAGAGATGTTCATTTCATTTTGCAGAGAGTGCTATGGAACCTTACCTGAGATTCCTCcatacatttatgtctctatctggTCCACATTTGGGATATCTATACAGTTCAAATTCTTTATTCAATTCTGGACTGTGGCTTTTGAAGAAGCTCAAGGGGACACAATGCATTCATCAGCTCACTTTTGCTGACGACCCTGATATTCGTAACACATTCTTCTACAAACTTTGCGAGGTATTGAGAACAAAGCTGCAAAATGGTCTCGAGTTTGCTGTTGTTCGGTAAAAGTATCATGTGGGCTCctgtactaggagtcagattACACTTTtcccattttactcaaaaaaagggcaaattagtccctatacgttagatcaaaaagtaattttttttttgttaaaaatttcatctggACAGTCTCATTTTGACGTACAGGgctcaatttttaacaatagaaatgaattaaattttagcAATACCAATTTTGCTTTTCGATCCAATGTACAAagattaatttgtttattattttttttagtaaaggaggcaaaatgcaatttgCCTCCTAATACAGACTTGTATGGTACTTTTACTGCCATTCTTCGTATCTGGTGCCCTCTGTTTTGCTTAAGACATGGCAGAAACATATAATGCTTTTCCTTTCCTTCTTTCAGCAAAGATCTCTGGAAAATTTCAAGCATATAATCCTCCTTTCTTCACCCCAGGTATTCCACCACAGCCCTTgctgattattatttttttcttctcgAACTTGTTAGGATCATCCGGCTGTTTGTTTGTAAGCAGTAAGGttaatgaaaattaatttagaaGTTTTATGTGATTAAGACGTTAAAGGTATAattaaaaagggtaaactacaaagaTCGTCACCCAATTAtagaaaaatttcattttaggcacctaaaataaaaaatgtacaatttaaGCATTCACATTATATAGTTTGATCGTTTTGGTCACTCTCGTAAGCTGACGtgacaatttaaaaaattagtataataacaaatttagctctcaactttgatatattatattgatttagtcataattttaaaaaattaaccctcaaatttataaatgttttcaatttgatcttaattctaaaaaattcaatatataaaaatacataaatattttcaaatttataattatattcttttgaaaatatttatgtacttttatacatttctttgaattttttaaagttaagatcaaatatttgtaaattttgaaggttaattttttaaaattatgactaaatcgatataatatataaaaattgagggctaaatttgttgttatttttttgatttttacaTCAGCTTGCTGTTTATGATTTTAATAAGAGTGACCAAAATGATTGAACTGTAATCCGGGTGTTTAAATTGCAAGCCTTTTATTTTAGGtggttaaaatgaaaatttcttATAGTTGGGCGACTATCTGTGCAGTTTACCCATTAAAAAGTTGATTAGCTGTTCATGTTTTCCCTTCTACCGTAAGGCCATTGACGGATAGCATCTCTCTCAGGATGGTTATGTTCCGTATCATTCCGCCAGAATCGAGTCATGCCGGGCAGCGTCAATGGACAACTCCAAAAAGGGGAAAGCATTTCTAGAGATGTTGAATAACTGCTTGGACCAGATACGCGCTCCTACAGCTGAGAATAGGGTGTTTGTGCGTTGTGATATCAACTTCGACACATCCTCTCATGGCAGGAACTTGAACACATTAATTGGAAGAGCTGCTCATATAGAGTTCTTGGAATCGGATATTTTTGCTCGGTTCATAATGTGGTCATTTCCAGatctatttcaataattattatggGAGCCGGTGATTTCCGTTCCTAGTTCCCAACCATCGTTTTTAAGTTGTATACTTGTCTGGTACACATTCCGAGCATCAAGATGGTAGCCGCTGTATATTATCAGGTTTAAGATGAATCTTCCAAAAAGCTCCCTTAAAAATGAGGACCGATGTCGGTTCGCCAAGCGTGTACTTCTAAAATGGTGAGTTAGGAGGGCCAAGCTTTTTATACAGTAGAATGTATTCTCTGTAAAACTAGCAACAATGTGAAATCCAGTAGGGAATTTAACTCCATAGAGAAATGATGTATGTATGTGATgggaatgaattcaacaaatgatTGATGCATAATAGATATATTTTCAGTTAACATCTTATACTTGAGTGAATATTTATGATGAATGTAGTTAAGAGGTCCTTTTAGTTACTTTATTATTAAAtggttcaatttagtccttgtgcTATTAAAATGAGTCAAATTGGAAGAAAGTTAATATTTACTGCTTAAtagagtttatatttttaaagcttTTATAGTTCTataaatgaaatcttttgtttAGAATTGAAATGCAATTGTTTCAAGacatttttatatagaaaatgctAACTCTATTATAATTTGGAcctatttgattctttttatttgtatagggattaaattgatccatttattAATGAGTAATTAATTTGATCCAGTCACCGTGGATTTATGGTGtaaaaacaaagcaaaacagGACAGTCCCACAAATATGAATATAAACTCCTCCCATATAGAGAAAGGTTCAAGCAAAGACCAAAGCACCATGGGTTCTAAACTGCAGTTACAGAATAAACGAGGCCAGACCCTTACCGCTCCAACAAATCGATTTCTCGTAAATGTCACTATCACTTTCCGGTTTCCTACAATATCTACTTGGTTGGTCCGTATACGAACAAACAATATACACCATGCCGCCTTCTCTAGTGTACATGCATCTTCTATATATGAAAATGTCATCCAATTGGCCAAAAAGCTAAGATATCTATGCATTAGCTTCAACCCCATAGTGTGGCATTGACAGGGTTCTGAGCATGTTAACAgactgatttgattattgatgcaAGAATAAAAATGATAAGAATAGGGTTGAAAAACAGGTAGTATAATCCATGAACAAGCAACAGAATGTGAATCCCATGCTGCTAAATGTAATAAGACCATGTTTTTGCATGGGATAAGCAAACCAGATAGCATACATAAACCTTGAGACACTAACATTGCAACAAAGGATAATCATCTAGGCCTATTGAACAGAGGTTTGATTCTACAGAATGACCATGGTGCAACTTTACGGCAAAAACTTGATTGCGATTTCAAGCTGCATataaagcaagcaaagaagcagAATTGGGTTCTAACTGACCATAGTGCAGTGTCATAGTGAACATGTAGAAAGCTTCATAGCTTCCAACTTCATCCGGGTTCGAAAATTAACAGCCTATTGAAATAAACATGCCTAATATGCCACAAAAGTGAGAACCCTATAGGCCTAGACTAAGGTCATGCAACTGAAAGCTGCAATAGAAGAAGCTGAAACCTATACTAGATGATAAGATAAAACCGATATACGATTTGTACGAGCAACGGTGTAAACAAGTCATCAAGTGAAAGCATTACAAATTGTTCTCTATCAGCAGACATGAAAACTTGCTCTAATGAAAGCATTGTTGCAAACGGTTTAAACATGAAAATAGAATCTTCGTTGCAACCCCATGGTACAAATATGTTTCAAACAAAACCGAATAGTAAACGGGGAACAGATTCTGTCTTGCAATGAACATGTAAGGCATATATCGAATCGACGTAAACGACataatgtatgaattatgatacaATATAACAAAGGATAAGCAAAACAGATAGCATACATAAACCTTAAGACATTAACATTCATTAAGGTACTCAAATCATTGTTGCAATGTAGAACAATAAGGTAGTCAAAGTTTCAAATCGTAATAATGCTTAAAGTCAACCAAATTAGCATCCTTAAACATCATAGTTGgcatacataaaaaaaaaaaactaggctTATTACTTACATGGACCACATACAAATGAAATGATTCTTTTCCATGGGCCAATATGCAACAATGAAGCTAAATATACAAACAAAGTTCTAAGTTCCATTAAAGGCAAAATGGAATCATTCCATTCTGACAATTGGCTTCAACATTTCAGAGCTTTAAAAGTGCATTGGAGTACATACATAAAATGCATGAAGATAAAGCAACCATCTCTTTATATTTATAGAAAGCAGAGTGTTAATCCATGGGAAGTTGGGAAaatacatcatcatcaccatcatcatagCCATTAATACAAGTTAAAATAAAGCGTAGCATTATAATAACATCATTAAAAATGCTTCTTCAATCCATTCCCACTGCATTTCAATGTATGATGATGAATGACCATGATTGATGATGGATGAACCATATGCTCCATTGCTCCTCCTCCTTCACCTTTAAAATCTCATTAAAAGGAAAACGAAAAAGGAAATTATATATagaaaatatatgtttatatttgccTGGCTTCATCCTGTCTGCCTTTTTGCAAGCAATAAGAGAaaggagtgaattttttttttacacagGAAGAAACAGAGCTATACAGTACTCAAGTCTAATCTGTGAAAACACGAAAACGACCTTCGATTTACAAAAGGTGTGAAGAAGACCGAGGGTAGGTTGGACATTACAGCTATCAACAGCCATTACAGTAAtgggtttaaggttttttttttgctttctggGTTTAAGGTTGTCTGGTTTTTTTTTAAAGCCAAAAAAACATGGGTAGATgatgaaggaaaagaaaatggcTATTCATTTCCAAAATGGGAATTCTAATGGTGTAAACAAAAAGCAACCATCTTTTTTTTGGGGAGTGAAAGCTGAAAAGCCATTTGCGAAGTTTCAACTTTTTATCATATTCTTCTTTCTTTAAAGACTCACCCTT
Protein-coding sequences here:
- the LOC107941364 gene encoding protein FAM135A isoform X4, which produces MLRRLGWLIGLNNRSVQAKKLPDAKPHPAEVQPVVMLDSVQEIAIYIHRFHNLDLFQQGWYQLKLTVRWDNDEYAPVGTPARVVQYEAPSLVSDEVFGVWRIDDTDNSFATQPFRIKYARQDVYLSIMVAFDLPIPENEGLPSSAVILKIELLYAPVLVNGSDFQASPDYCPAAIHEFRIPPKALLGLHSYCPVYFDAFHAVLVDVSVHTTLLKTGSRKVHTKVPSIAYSTTNDVSGESIDGSTQALDQVASTDLKQVMLVKALLNARDTLLAELQKLSDAINHAVDLTEFTSKMNDMKLFDSFLQEPAAADADDSAQGKPQNGLERVNGRLEFLSDRLLHNLSKDDVLKIFNLSGDQVFYLWNTFLNFHRDSKTRILDFLRDEWAKDRRAEWSIWMVYSKVDMPHRYINGSFDESSHQIVHKRGSSLWKLTDDPAQMAAMRAELHRRSIAQMRMNSRSIQDMQIFGDPSGIPIVIIEHVMNAPQRTSSDNLYMRNLDITDSITTSTVPSSEAVKKLSSASAAQSGRDLKIVIFVHGFQGHHLDLRLVRNQWLLIDPKIEFLMSEVNEEKTSGDFREMGLRLAHEVISFVKKKMDKASRSGHLRDIKLSFVGHSIGNVIIRTALAESAMEPYLRFLHTFMSLSGPHLGYLYSSNSLFNSGLWLLKKLKGTQCIHQLTFADDPDIRNTFFYKLCEQRSLENFKHIILLSSPQFTH
- the LOC107941364 gene encoding protein FAM135B isoform X2 codes for the protein MLRRLGWLIGLNNRSVQAKKLPDAKPHPAEVQPVVMLDSVQEIAIYIHRFHNLDLFQQGWYQLKLTVRWDNDEYAPVGTPARVVQYEAPSLVSDEVFGVWRIDDTDNSFATQPFRIKYARQDVYLSIMVAFDLPIPENEGLPSSAVILKIELLYAPVLVNGSDFQASPDYCPAAIHEFRIPPKALLGLHSYCPVYFDAFHAVLVDVSVHTTLLKTGSRKVHTKVPSIAYSTTNDVSGESIDGSTQRVNGRLEFLSDRLLHNLSKDDVLKIFNLSGDQVFYLWNTFLNFHRDSKTRILDFLRDEWAKDRRAEWSIWMVYSKVDMPHRYINGSFDESSHQIVHKRGSSLWKLTDDPAQMAAMRAELHRRSIAQMRMNSRSIQDMQIFGDPSGIPIVIIEHVMNAPQRTSSDNLYMRNLDITDSITTSTVPSSEAVKKLSSASAAQSGRDLKIVIFVHGFQGHHLDLRLVRNQWLLIDPKIEFLMSEVNEEKTSGDFREMGLRLAHEVISFVKKKMDKASRSGHLRDIKLSFVGHSIGNVIIRTALAESAMEPYLRFLHTFMSLSGPHLGYLYSSNSLFNSGLWLLKKLKGTQCIHQLTFADDPDIRNTFFYKLCEQRSLENFKHIILLSSPQDGYVPYHSARIESCRAASMDNSKKGKAFLEMLNNCLDQIRAPTAENRVFVRCDINFDTSSHGRNLNTLIGRAAHIEFLESDIFARFIMWSFPDLFQ
- the LOC107941364 gene encoding protein FAM135A isoform X3, with amino-acid sequence MLRRLGWLIGLNNRSVQAKKLPDAKPHPAEVQPVVMLDSVQEIAIYIHRFHNLDLFQQGWYQLKLTVRWDNDEYAPVGTPARVVQYEAPSLVSDEVFGVWRIDDTDNSFATQPFRIKYARQDVYLSIMVAFDLPIPENEGLPSSAVILKIELLYAPVLVNGSDFQASPDYCPAAIHEFRIPPKALLGLHSYCPVYFDAFHAVLVDVSVHTTLLKTGSRKVHTKVPSIAYSTTNDVSGESIDGSTQALDQVASTDLKQVMLVKALLNARDTLLAELQKLSDAINHAVDLTEFTSKMNDMKLFDSFLQEPAAADADDSAQGKPQNGLERVNGRLEFLSDRLLHNLSKDDVLKIFNLSGDQVFYLWNTFLNFHRDSKTRILDFLRDEWAKDRRAEWSIWMVYSKVDMPHRYINGSFDESSHQIVHKRGSSLWKLTDDPAQMAAMRAELHRRSIAQMRMNSRSIQDMQIFGDPSGIPIVIIEHVMNAPQRTSSDNLYMRNLDITDSITTSTVPSSEAVKKLSSASAAQSGRDLKIVIFVHGFQGHHLDLRLVRNQWLLIDPKIEFLMSEVNEEKTSGDFREMGLRLAHEVISFVKKKMDKASRSGHLRDIKLSFVGHSIGNVIIRTALAESAMEPYLRFLHTFMSLSGPHLGYLYSSNSLFNSGLWLLKKLKGTQCIHQLTFADDPDIRNTFFYKLCEQRSLENFKHIILLSSPQAIDG
- the LOC107941364 gene encoding protein FAM135B isoform X1 yields the protein MLRRLGWLIGLNNRSVQAKKLPDAKPHPAEVQPVVMLDSVQEIAIYIHRFHNLDLFQQGWYQLKLTVRWDNDEYAPVGTPARVVQYEAPSLVSDEVFGVWRIDDTDNSFATQPFRIKYARQDVYLSIMVAFDLPIPENEGLPSSAVILKIELLYAPVLVNGSDFQASPDYCPAAIHEFRIPPKALLGLHSYCPVYFDAFHAVLVDVSVHTTLLKTGSRKVHTKVPSIAYSTTNDVSGESIDGSTQALDQVASTDLKQVMLVKALLNARDTLLAELQKLSDAINHAVDLTEFTSKMNDMKLFDSFLQEPAAADADDSAQGKPQNGLERVNGRLEFLSDRLLHNLSKDDVLKIFNLSGDQVFYLWNTFLNFHRDSKTRILDFLRDEWAKDRRAEWSIWMVYSKVDMPHRYINGSFDESSHQIVHKRGSSLWKLTDDPAQMAAMRAELHRRSIAQMRMNSRSIQDMQIFGDPSGIPIVIIEHVMNAPQRTSSDNLYMRNLDITDSITTSTVPSSEAVKKLSSASAAQSGRDLKIVIFVHGFQGHHLDLRLVRNQWLLIDPKIEFLMSEVNEEKTSGDFREMGLRLAHEVISFVKKKMDKASRSGHLRDIKLSFVGHSIGNVIIRTALAESAMEPYLRFLHTFMSLSGPHLGYLYSSNSLFNSGLWLLKKLKGTQCIHQLTFADDPDIRNTFFYKLCEQRSLENFKHIILLSSPQDGYVPYHSARIESCRAASMDNSKKGKAFLEMLNNCLDQIRAPTAENRVFVRCDINFDTSSHGRNLNTLIGRAAHIEFLESDIFARFIMWSFPDLFQ